A portion of the Hoylesella buccalis ATCC 35310 genome contains these proteins:
- a CDS encoding basic secretory family protein, whose translation MKKNVWVMAAAMMSGMLLISCGISKKMAGVSRYTDDQWNTHLGRIDFEDQDKGSEGSRIYHAIIPNPDAYIRQVTATVMRTLYFKPSDSIPACKRLHYIIRDDKGISAKGGGNGFVDIFYSTRHIKRSFSNNDTAKVLFETRGVLLHELTHAFQLEPQGIGGYGDNKMVWSFIEGMADAVRVANGGFHGEQDRPKGGNYMDGYRTTGYFLNWVKDHKDKDFIRKMNRSTLEVVPWSWDGAVKYALGKKYGIDTLWHEYQVAIGDIKAH comes from the coding sequence ATGAAGAAGAACGTATGGGTAATGGCGGCTGCTATGATGAGCGGAATGCTGCTCATCTCGTGTGGAATATCAAAGAAAATGGCAGGCGTGTCCCGTTATACAGACGACCAATGGAATACCCATTTGGGCAGAATAGATTTTGAAGATCAAGACAAAGGTAGCGAGGGATCGCGTATTTATCATGCCATCATACCCAATCCTGATGCGTACATCCGTCAGGTAACGGCCACCGTGATGCGCACGTTGTATTTCAAACCATCTGACAGCATCCCCGCTTGTAAGCGTTTGCACTATATTATTCGCGACGATAAGGGAATCTCTGCCAAGGGTGGTGGGAATGGATTCGTGGACATCTTCTATAGCACACGACACATCAAGCGTTCGTTTTCCAACAATGACACGGCGAAGGTTCTTTTTGAAACGCGAGGCGTATTGTTGCACGAGTTGACGCATGCCTTTCAATTAGAGCCGCAAGGCATTGGTGGTTACGGTGATAATAAGATGGTATGGTCGTTCATAGAGGGAATGGCCGATGCCGTTCGTGTGGCCAATGGCGGGTTCCATGGTGAGCAAGATCGACCGAAAGGTGGAAATTATATGGATGGTTATCGCACCACGGGCTACTTCCTGAACTGGGTGAAGGACCATAAGGATAAGGATTTTATTCGTAAGATGAATCGTTCAACCCTGGAGGTTGTGCCATGGTCTTGGGATGGTGCCGTGAAATATGCACTGGGCAAGAAGTATGGTATTGACACCCTTTGGCACGAATATCAGGTTGCCATTGGCGATATCAAGGCTCATTAA
- a CDS encoding branched-chain amino acid aminotransferase, whose translation MKNIDWANLSFGYVKTDYNVRCYYRDGQWGEIEVCSDEYLNMHMAAACLHYGQEAFEGLKAYRCPDGKIRVFRMNENAARLQSTCRGIVMPELPTERFEEMVKMVVRLNQAYIPPYESGATLYIRPLLIGTSAQVGVSAAREYAFIIFVTPVGPYFKGGFSSNPYVIMRGYDRSAPLGTGKYKVGGNYAASLYAHSIAHEKGYASEFYLDAKEKKYIDECGAANFFGIKNNTYITPKSTSILPSITNKSLMQLAEDMGLKVEQRPIPEEELETFEEAGACGTAAVISPISYIDDLDTGKRYDFGDKPGPISTKLYNKLRGVQYGTEPDIHGWSTVVIE comes from the coding sequence ATGAAAAATATTGATTGGGCTAACCTGTCCTTCGGTTATGTGAAGACCGACTATAACGTGCGTTGCTACTATCGTGACGGTCAATGGGGCGAGATTGAAGTATGCTCCGACGAGTACCTTAATATGCACATGGCTGCCGCTTGCCTGCACTATGGACAAGAGGCCTTCGAGGGTTTGAAGGCCTATCGCTGTCCAGATGGGAAGATACGCGTGTTCAGAATGAACGAGAATGCGGCTCGTTTGCAGAGTACTTGCCGCGGAATCGTGATGCCTGAGCTGCCTACCGAGCGTTTTGAAGAGATGGTTAAGATGGTGGTGAGGCTCAACCAAGCGTACATACCACCCTACGAGAGCGGAGCTACGCTTTACATTCGTCCGCTGCTCATCGGCACTTCGGCGCAGGTGGGCGTGAGTGCGGCGCGCGAATACGCATTCATCATCTTTGTCACCCCTGTGGGACCTTATTTCAAAGGTGGATTTTCCAGCAACCCATACGTCATCATGCGCGGCTACGACCGATCGGCTCCTCTGGGAACGGGCAAGTACAAGGTGGGCGGCAACTATGCCGCATCGCTCTACGCACACAGCATCGCCCACGAAAAAGGGTATGCCAGTGAGTTTTATCTTGATGCCAAGGAGAAGAAATACATTGACGAATGTGGGGCTGCAAACTTCTTCGGCATTAAGAACAACACGTATATCACGCCGAAGTCGACCAGCATCCTGCCTTCCATCACCAACAAGAGCCTCATGCAGTTGGCCGAAGACATGGGACTGAAGGTGGAACAACGTCCCATTCCCGAAGAGGAGTTGGAAACATTTGAGGAGGCTGGAGCCTGCGGAACAGCTGCCGTCATCAGTCCCATCAGCTACATCGACGACCTCGATACGGGCAAACGTTATGACTTTGGTGACAAGCCTGGACCCATCTCCACAAAGCTGTACAATAAGTTGCGTGGCGTACAGTATGGCACGGAGCCAGATATTCATGGCTGGAGTACCGTGGTGATAGAGTAA
- the trmB gene encoding tRNA (guanosine(46)-N7)-methyltransferase TrmB, which yields MGKGKLEKFAEMETFKNVFQYPFSVLENVPFDMKGHWCDDYFKNNHPIVLELGCGKGEYTVGLARLFPDVNFIGVDIKGARMWTGAKQALAEGLDNVAFLRTNIEMIDRFFAPDEVREIWLTFSDPQMKNARKRLSSTYFMNRYRRFLVDGGVVHLKTDSNFLFTYTSLMVEKNQLPLLQKTADLYHTADVDEATRRILSIQTYYESMWMERGLNIKYIKFRLPHEGQLEEPDVEIPLDDYRSYHRSKRSGKATGK from the coding sequence ATGGGCAAAGGAAAATTAGAGAAATTTGCTGAAATGGAGACATTCAAAAATGTCTTTCAATATCCCTTTTCCGTGCTTGAGAATGTTCCTTTCGATATGAAAGGTCACTGGTGCGACGATTATTTCAAAAACAACCATCCCATTGTGCTGGAGCTGGGATGTGGTAAGGGTGAGTATACCGTGGGGCTTGCCAGGCTTTTTCCCGACGTAAACTTTATCGGCGTTGACATCAAAGGCGCGCGCATGTGGACCGGTGCCAAGCAGGCTTTGGCCGAAGGGTTGGACAATGTGGCTTTTCTGCGCACGAACATCGAGATGATTGACCGCTTTTTTGCACCGGATGAGGTGCGGGAAATATGGCTCACTTTCTCTGATCCGCAGATGAAGAATGCCCGAAAACGGCTCTCCAGCACCTATTTCATGAACCGCTATCGCCGTTTCTTGGTGGACGGCGGGGTAGTGCATCTCAAAACCGACTCCAACTTTTTGTTCACCTACACGTCGCTCATGGTGGAGAAAAACCAGCTGCCGTTGCTCCAAAAAACAGCTGACCTGTATCACACCGCTGACGTTGACGAGGCTACCCGGCGCATCTTGTCCATCCAGACGTATTATGAAAGCATGTGGATGGAGCGGGGATTGAACATCAAGTACATCAAATTCCGGCTGCCGCATGAAGGCCAGTTGGAAGAGCCCGACGTAGAAATACCGCTCGATGACTATCGCAGCTACCACCGCAGCAAGCGCAGTGGTAAGGCTACTGGTAAGTAG
- a CDS encoding GH92 family glycosyl hydrolase, with the protein MKKTVLPLMALLMLGSLLMQAQTKRSLTSYVNPMIGTAGMGHTFPGACAPFGVVQLSPETDTIPHNFDGKYQGKVYAYCAGYQYDDPTIVGFSHTHLSGTGHSDLGDVMIMPQTGALKLNPGTATHPENGYRSRYSHANEKATAGYYEVMLDDYGVKAQLTATPRVGVHRYTFPKGADSRIILDLLHGIYNYDGKVLWSSMRVENDTVITGYRLTNGWARCNYTYFAISLSKPIKSYGYRDMKRPKYVGFWRKFDLYHNFPEIAGRDIVAYFNFDNQASQVLEIKVALSAVSTEGALKNLRAEAAGKSFEQISKETHDQWERELDVIECEGPEDHKAMLYTSLYHTMINPSVYMDVDRQYRGLDGNIHVAHDFDNYTIFSLWDTYRALHPLLNLLKPERNTNMVKSMLAHQQQSVHKMLPIWSLMGNEGWCMTGYHAVSVLADAMVKGADIDYDAALKAMTSTATCHYFAGIGEYMQKGYVPYERDATAASNTLEYAYDDWTIYAAAKKAGREDIAAEYAKRALYYRNTFDTTIGFASPRYADGTFKKDLDPYQTSNEGFIEGNSWNFSFHVPQDVYGLMNKLGGEKQFLVKLNRLFAMDLPAKYYEHNEDVTAECLVGGYVHGNEPSHHIPYLYAWTSAPWKTQEWLRTIMNKMYRNEVRGLGGNDDCGQMSAWYIFSSMGFYPVCPGTDEYVLGAPYLPYMKVTMPTGKAMIVKAPKVNDRNRYVQRVRLNGKPYTKLYITHADLLKGGVLEFDMGSKPNKKRGLAKTDKPYSMTNGN; encoded by the coding sequence ATGAAAAAAACAGTGTTGCCGTTGATGGCACTTCTCATGCTTGGTAGCTTGCTTATGCAGGCGCAGACCAAGCGTTCGTTGACATCGTATGTCAACCCCATGATTGGCACAGCCGGCATGGGACACACCTTTCCAGGTGCCTGTGCGCCCTTTGGTGTGGTTCAATTGAGTCCTGAAACCGATACCATTCCGCATAATTTCGATGGCAAATATCAAGGTAAGGTATATGCTTACTGCGCTGGTTATCAATATGATGACCCTACCATTGTGGGATTCAGTCATACACATTTGAGCGGTACGGGGCATAGTGATTTGGGCGACGTGATGATTATGCCGCAGACAGGGGCACTGAAGTTGAATCCCGGCACGGCCACGCATCCGGAGAATGGCTATCGGTCACGCTATTCACACGCCAACGAAAAGGCCACAGCCGGATATTATGAAGTGATGTTGGATGATTATGGTGTCAAGGCACAGCTCACCGCTACTCCACGAGTGGGCGTTCACCGTTACACGTTTCCAAAGGGAGCGGACAGCCGCATCATACTCGATTTGTTGCATGGTATCTACAACTACGACGGCAAGGTGTTGTGGAGCAGCATGCGAGTGGAAAACGATACGGTGATAACGGGTTACAGACTTACCAACGGATGGGCGCGGTGCAACTATACTTATTTCGCCATTTCGCTGAGCAAGCCCATCAAGAGCTATGGCTATCGTGACATGAAACGTCCCAAATATGTGGGATTCTGGCGAAAGTTTGACCTGTACCACAACTTTCCGGAGATAGCTGGAAGGGATATAGTGGCTTATTTCAACTTTGACAACCAGGCTTCTCAGGTTCTTGAAATCAAGGTAGCCCTGTCAGCAGTGAGTACCGAGGGCGCACTAAAGAACCTTCGTGCTGAGGCTGCGGGCAAGAGTTTCGAGCAAATCAGCAAGGAAACGCACGACCAATGGGAACGCGAGCTGGATGTCATCGAATGTGAGGGACCCGAAGACCATAAGGCCATGCTTTACACGTCGCTTTATCACACCATGATCAACCCGTCTGTTTACATGGATGTTGACAGGCAATACCGTGGCTTGGACGGCAATATTCATGTGGCTCACGACTTTGACAACTATACCATTTTCTCGCTTTGGGATACTTATCGCGCCCTGCATCCGCTGCTCAACCTGCTGAAGCCCGAACGAAACACCAATATGGTGAAGTCTATGTTGGCTCATCAGCAGCAGAGTGTGCATAAGATGCTGCCCATTTGGAGCCTCATGGGCAACGAAGGATGGTGCATGACAGGCTATCACGCTGTGTCTGTTCTTGCCGATGCCATGGTGAAAGGAGCCGACATCGACTATGATGCCGCTCTCAAGGCCATGACCTCCACGGCTACATGTCACTATTTTGCGGGCATTGGCGAATACATGCAAAAGGGCTATGTACCCTACGAGCGTGACGCAACGGCGGCCTCGAACACGCTGGAATATGCATACGACGACTGGACCATCTATGCGGCAGCCAAGAAAGCTGGGCGAGAAGACATCGCTGCCGAGTATGCCAAACGTGCCTTGTACTATCGAAACACGTTCGACACAACGATTGGTTTTGCTAGTCCTCGCTATGCAGACGGCACTTTTAAGAAGGATTTGGATCCGTATCAGACCTCTAACGAAGGTTTCATCGAAGGTAATTCGTGGAATTTCTCATTCCATGTGCCACAGGATGTGTATGGACTGATGAACAAGTTAGGCGGAGAAAAACAATTCTTGGTAAAGCTCAACCGTTTGTTTGCAATGGATTTGCCGGCCAAGTACTATGAGCATAATGAGGATGTGACGGCAGAATGTTTGGTTGGAGGATACGTTCATGGCAACGAGCCCAGTCATCACATTCCTTATCTGTATGCCTGGACCTCGGCACCATGGAAGACACAAGAGTGGCTTCGCACCATCATGAACAAGATGTATCGCAACGAAGTGCGCGGATTGGGCGGCAACGACGACTGTGGACAGATGTCGGCCTGGTACATCTTCTCATCCATGGGCTTTTATCCTGTATGCCCTGGGACCGATGAATATGTGCTGGGGGCTCCTTACCTGCCCTATATGAAGGTAACGATGCCAACGGGTAAGGCCATGATTGTTAAGGCTCCGAAGGTGAACGATCGCAATCGGTATGTTCAACGGGTAAGACTGAATGGCAAACCGTACACCAAACTGTATATCACCCATGCCGACTTGCTGAAGGGAGGCGTGTTGGAATTTGACATGGGGAGCAAACCTAATAAGAAAAGAGGATTGGCAAAGACGGACAAGCCGTATTCAATGACCAATGGAAATTAA
- a CDS encoding GH92 family glycosyl hydrolase yields the protein MKIKYIILFLFVAMQRVAVCASQNRPKQMDKPAIAYVNPFVGTDGYGNVYPGAQIPFGGIQISPDTDEHFYDCASGYKWNRNSIQGFSLTHLSGTGIPDLGDFLFMPGTGKILLDPGSNDAPDSGYRSRFSHDDEQATPGYYYVNLKDYGVKAEMTAGERSGIFRFTYPKTDSAFVLIDLNHTLWQKCVWSNIRVEDDHTLTGYKLVKGWGPERHIYFRAEFSHPFRHFIIYQDKKPVIYNTSRFRSNREAWGPNILFTATFNTHDNAVVTVKTSISSTSTDGAKLNMQELQGHTFDSLKQLAEQKWQKELAKYEITGSEQQKRTFYTSAYHAALCPFTYDDADGRFSGLDKNIEQAHGFTNRTEFSLWDTYRAWHPLMNLIHHDIQADVANSMLAHYDKSVEKMLPFWSFGSNETWCMIGYHAAAVLADMICKEVKGFDYERAFEAMVRTAMNPNYDGLPDYRSKGYVPFDKENESVSKTLEYAFDDYAIAQAAKKLGKTKEYTYFLNRALSYQNLFDHQTKYMRGKDASGAWRSPFSPIAYQGPGSVNGWGDITEGFTVQYHWTVPQDVQGLMNLMGKDKFRERLDSLFTYDLPDDIPGAHDIQGRIGAYWHGNEPCHHVAYLYNYLGEGWKGQKIVREVVDRFYGDEPGSLSGNDDCGQMSAWYIFNSMGFYPVAPSSGYYNIGSPALPGVTLTMSNGKKIVVTTKGWSKRAVYVNKVFLNGKPYTKSYLKWTDLKEGAHIQFVMSTKPNKKWATQPQDIAPSLSALGKTMTYRQGMQL from the coding sequence ATGAAAATCAAATATATCATTCTTTTCCTGTTCGTGGCCATGCAGCGTGTGGCTGTGTGTGCATCGCAAAATCGACCCAAGCAAATGGATAAGCCAGCCATCGCTTATGTTAATCCTTTTGTGGGCACCGATGGTTATGGCAATGTTTACCCTGGTGCGCAGATTCCTTTCGGGGGTATTCAAATCAGTCCCGATACGGATGAACATTTTTACGACTGCGCTTCGGGTTATAAATGGAACCGAAACTCTATCCAGGGATTCTCGTTGACACACCTCAGTGGTACGGGAATCCCCGACCTGGGTGACTTTCTCTTCATGCCAGGCACAGGTAAAATATTGCTTGATCCAGGTAGTAATGATGCACCGGACAGCGGTTATCGCAGTCGTTTTTCGCATGATGACGAGCAGGCGACACCGGGTTATTACTATGTGAACTTGAAAGATTATGGTGTCAAGGCTGAGATGACGGCGGGAGAGCGTAGTGGTATTTTCCGATTTACTTATCCGAAGACCGATTCAGCCTTTGTGCTGATTGATTTGAACCATACGCTTTGGCAGAAATGTGTGTGGTCGAACATCCGCGTTGAAGACGATCATACCCTTACAGGATACAAACTTGTCAAGGGATGGGGACCGGAGAGGCACATCTATTTTAGAGCCGAATTCTCGCATCCGTTCCGTCATTTCATCATTTATCAAGACAAAAAGCCGGTTATTTACAACACAAGTCGTTTTAGAAGTAATCGTGAAGCGTGGGGGCCCAACATCCTGTTCACGGCAACATTCAATACACATGATAATGCTGTGGTAACGGTGAAGACCAGTATTTCTTCCACCTCGACCGATGGTGCCAAGCTGAATATGCAGGAATTGCAAGGCCATACTTTTGACAGTCTCAAGCAGTTGGCCGAACAAAAGTGGCAGAAAGAACTGGCAAAGTACGAGATTACCGGCAGTGAACAGCAGAAACGCACCTTCTATACCTCGGCTTATCATGCTGCATTATGCCCATTTACGTATGATGATGCTGATGGTAGGTTCAGCGGTCTGGATAAGAACATCGAGCAGGCGCATGGGTTTACCAATCGAACCGAGTTCTCTCTTTGGGATACTTATCGTGCCTGGCACCCTTTGATGAACCTGATTCATCACGACATTCAGGCCGATGTCGCTAATTCCATGCTGGCTCATTATGACAAGAGCGTTGAGAAAATGTTGCCATTCTGGTCGTTTGGTAGTAACGAAACTTGGTGTATGATTGGCTATCACGCCGCTGCGGTGCTGGCAGACATGATTTGCAAGGAGGTGAAAGGCTTCGACTACGAGCGAGCTTTCGAGGCTATGGTGCGAACAGCCATGAACCCTAACTACGATGGTTTGCCCGACTATCGATCCAAAGGCTATGTGCCATTTGACAAAGAGAATGAGTCTGTCTCCAAAACACTGGAGTATGCATTCGATGATTATGCCATTGCGCAGGCCGCAAAGAAGCTGGGAAAGACCAAAGAATATACCTATTTTCTGAACAGGGCATTGAGTTATCAGAATCTTTTCGACCACCAAACCAAGTATATGCGTGGCAAAGACGCCAGTGGAGCATGGCGATCGCCTTTCTCACCCATTGCTTATCAAGGACCAGGGTCGGTCAATGGATGGGGTGATATCACCGAAGGTTTCACCGTGCAGTATCATTGGACGGTTCCACAGGATGTTCAAGGGCTGATGAACCTCATGGGAAAAGACAAGTTCCGTGAGCGTTTGGATTCGTTGTTTACCTACGATTTGCCAGATGATATACCCGGTGCGCACGACATTCAGGGACGAATTGGCGCTTATTGGCATGGCAATGAACCTTGTCATCATGTGGCTTATCTGTACAATTACTTGGGCGAAGGTTGGAAAGGGCAGAAGATTGTCAGGGAAGTTGTTGACCGATTCTATGGCGATGAGCCTGGTTCGCTCTCGGGAAATGATGACTGTGGACAGATGTCTGCATGGTACATTTTTAACAGTATGGGCTTCTATCCGGTGGCACCCTCAAGCGGATACTACAATATAGGTTCGCCAGCCTTGCCTGGTGTCACACTAACGATGAGCAATGGAAAGAAGATTGTGGTCACAACCAAGGGCTGGAGTAAGAGAGCAGTGTATGTTAATAAAGTGTTTTTGAATGGGAAACCCTACACTAAATCCTACTTGAAATGGACCGATTTGAAAGAAGGAGCCCACATACAGTTCGTCATGTCGACCAAACCGAATAAGAAATGGGCTACACAGCCGCAAGACATTGCACCGTCATTGTCGGCTCTTGGAAAAACAATGACTTATCGACAGGGCATGCAACTGTAA